A region from the Falco rusticolus isolate bFalRus1 chromosome 4, bFalRus1.pri, whole genome shotgun sequence genome encodes:
- the KNOP1 gene encoding lysine-rich nucleolar protein 1 isoform X2: MVIQKKRKEVHEEPVQKKKKLKSSRSQIIQIEKDSQFVIKTEDDQLETKTKVKKKENLKDECLDQLELKNNKKKGMKKKVSSELAHSESFVNMECHLDSEPQEESEEQIKTLKKKKKKVQCHSRLSLENNQSSDVKPSRHHADGTEENEFTFKKSRKITALYLELDGKVTKKKKKEGIFSLSLEDIQDSEHKQSEKVCKKQRKYISQQTAFMGKPHETDVIQNDGKIYVRRQKRKKGKSNSFLPLADNQDICGVPESLIALSDFRKRQRKNSQEITLTNSEEEDTAENSGSIKETKRTKNRSKCVSFLTCEDYQDYSHRVPDEPLQAQQEAESEEKELSGKKSRKNIKGNNEVIKKKKKNQKKEEDTTYPEGSLNNDSASKSQIITLLENNKKKKERKKNKEQAECVTGDVIDKVLCDSNHMTCDRKRKKRTKEPPQDFTEDPVSKANTKKIRREDMGDKTLVQVDDVDDVTIVQEKKGNCDEVSIDKVKRQALQEEIGRESGKTKVFSPKMEWDTKFGQWSTAAFRSSEEEKKFFRLMGGFKKGPVPVQKLSAATNKPNMALNREGEEKLQQALKMEFDKAMDLKQHRRIGLGFQPAANKKVYIDKYTSRSIKFED; the protein is encoded by the exons ATGGTtatacagaaaaagaggaaagaagttcATGAGGAACctgtacagaaaaagaaaaaattgaaaagtagCAGGAGCCAGATCATTCAAATTGAGAAAGATAGTCAATTTGTCATTAAAACTGAGGATGACCAGCTTGAGACAAAAacaaaggtaaagaaaaaggaaaatttaaaagatGAATGTTTAGACCAATTAGAACTGAAGAACAATAAGAAGAAAGGCATGAAAAAGAAGGTTAGCTCTGAATTAGCACATTCAGAAAGCTTTGTGAATATGGAATGCCATCTGGATTCAGAACCTCAAGAAGAATCAGAGGAACAAATTAAAACtctcaaaaagaagaaaaaaaaagtccaatgTCATTCCCGCTTATCACTGGAGAATAATCAGAGTAGTGATGTGAAGCCTTCACGTCATCATGCAGATGGTACTGAGGAAAAtgaatttacttttaaaaaaagcagaaagattacTGCTTTGTATTTGGAATTGGATGGTAAagtaactaagaaaaaaaagaaggaaggcattttttctttgtcattagAGGACATCCAGGACAGTGAACATAAGCAGTCTGAAAAAGTTTGTAAAAAACAACGCAAATACATTTCACAACAAACAGCTTTTATGGGCAAACCCCATGAAACAGATGTTATCCAGAATGATGGGAAGATTTATGTgagaagacagaagaggaagaaaggtaaGTCCAACTCCTTTTTACCACTAGCAGATAATCAGGACATTTGTGGAGTTCCCGAGAGCCTCATTGCATTAAGTGacttcagaaaaaggcaaagaaagaattCCCAGGAAATTACATTGACAAATAGTGAGGAAGAGGACACTGCCGAGAATTCTGGAAGTATTAAAGAGACCAAGAGGACGAAGAACAGAAGTAAATGTGTGTCTTTCTTAACATGTGAAGATTATCAAGACTACAGTCACAGAGTTCCTGATGAGCCTCTCCAAGCACAGCAAGAGGCTGAGTCTGAGGAAAAAgagctttctggaaaaaaaagcaggaagaataTCAAGGGTAATAATGAAGtcatcaagaagaaaaagaagaatcagaaaaaggaggaggacaCAACATACCCAGAAGGTTCTTTAAACAATGACAGCGCATCTAAAAGCCAAATAATAACACTActagaaaacaataaaaagaagaaggagcgcaaaaagaacaaagagcaaGCTGAATGTGTTACAGGGGATGTTATAGATAAGGTATTATGTGATAGTAATCACATGACCTgtgacagaaaaaggaaaaaaagaacaaaagaaccACCACAGGACTTCACTGAAGACccagtttcaaaagcaaatacaaaaaagatCAGAAGGGAAGACATGGGAGATAAGACATTG gTACAGGTGGATGATGTGGATGATGTAACTattgtgcaggaaaaaaaaggaaactgtgaTGAAGTTAGCATAGACAAG GTGAAACGGCAGGCTCTGCAAGAAGAAATTGGTAGAGAATCTGGCAAAACTAAGGTTTTCAGTCCCAAAATGGAATGG GATACAAAGTTTGGCCAGTGGAGTACAGCTGCTTTTCGAAgttctgaggaagaaaagaagtttttcaGGCTGATGGGTGGCTTTAAAAAGGGTCCAGTGCCCGTCCAGAAACTCTCAGCAGCTACAAACAAACCGAACATGGCTCTGaacagggaaggggaggagaagtTACAGCAGGCTCTGAAGATGGAATTTGATAAAGCAATGGACTTGAAACAACACAGAAGAATTGGTCTTGGATTTCAACCTGCTGCTAACAAAAAAGTATACATAGACAAATACACATCTAGATCTATAAAATTTGAAGATTAA
- the KNOP1 gene encoding lysine-rich nucleolar protein 1 isoform X1 produces the protein MVIQKKRKEVHEEPVQKKKKLKSSRSQIIQIEKDSQFVIKTEDDQLETKTKVKKKENLKDECLDQLELKNNKKKGMKKKVSSELAHSESFVNMECHLDSEPQEESEEQIKTLKKKKKKVQCHSRLSLENNQSSDVKPSRHHADGTEENEFTFKKSRKITALYLELDGKVTKKKKKEGIFSLSLEDIQDSEHKQSEKVCKKQRKYISQQTAFMGKPHETDVIQNDGKIYVRRQKRKKGKSNSFLPLADNQDICGVPESLIALSDFRKRQRKNSQEITLTNSEEEDTAENSGSIKETKRTKNRSKCVSFLTCEDYQDYSHRVPDEPLQAQQEAESEEKELSGKKSRKNIKGNNEVIKKKKKNQKKEEDTTYPEGSLNNDSASKSQIITLLENNKKKKERKKNKEQAECVTGDVIDKVLCDSNHMTCDRKRKKRTKEPPQDFTEDPVSKANTKKIRREDMGDKTLLFPVLQVQVDDVDDVTIVQEKKGNCDEVSIDKVKRQALQEEIGRESGKTKVFSPKMEWDTKFGQWSTAAFRSSEEEKKFFRLMGGFKKGPVPVQKLSAATNKPNMALNREGEEKLQQALKMEFDKAMDLKQHRRIGLGFQPAANKKVYIDKYTSRSIKFED, from the exons ATGGTtatacagaaaaagaggaaagaagttcATGAGGAACctgtacagaaaaagaaaaaattgaaaagtagCAGGAGCCAGATCATTCAAATTGAGAAAGATAGTCAATTTGTCATTAAAACTGAGGATGACCAGCTTGAGACAAAAacaaaggtaaagaaaaaggaaaatttaaaagatGAATGTTTAGACCAATTAGAACTGAAGAACAATAAGAAGAAAGGCATGAAAAAGAAGGTTAGCTCTGAATTAGCACATTCAGAAAGCTTTGTGAATATGGAATGCCATCTGGATTCAGAACCTCAAGAAGAATCAGAGGAACAAATTAAAACtctcaaaaagaagaaaaaaaaagtccaatgTCATTCCCGCTTATCACTGGAGAATAATCAGAGTAGTGATGTGAAGCCTTCACGTCATCATGCAGATGGTACTGAGGAAAAtgaatttacttttaaaaaaagcagaaagattacTGCTTTGTATTTGGAATTGGATGGTAAagtaactaagaaaaaaaagaaggaaggcattttttctttgtcattagAGGACATCCAGGACAGTGAACATAAGCAGTCTGAAAAAGTTTGTAAAAAACAACGCAAATACATTTCACAACAAACAGCTTTTATGGGCAAACCCCATGAAACAGATGTTATCCAGAATGATGGGAAGATTTATGTgagaagacagaagaggaagaaaggtaaGTCCAACTCCTTTTTACCACTAGCAGATAATCAGGACATTTGTGGAGTTCCCGAGAGCCTCATTGCATTAAGTGacttcagaaaaaggcaaagaaagaattCCCAGGAAATTACATTGACAAATAGTGAGGAAGAGGACACTGCCGAGAATTCTGGAAGTATTAAAGAGACCAAGAGGACGAAGAACAGAAGTAAATGTGTGTCTTTCTTAACATGTGAAGATTATCAAGACTACAGTCACAGAGTTCCTGATGAGCCTCTCCAAGCACAGCAAGAGGCTGAGTCTGAGGAAAAAgagctttctggaaaaaaaagcaggaagaataTCAAGGGTAATAATGAAGtcatcaagaagaaaaagaagaatcagaaaaaggaggaggacaCAACATACCCAGAAGGTTCTTTAAACAATGACAGCGCATCTAAAAGCCAAATAATAACACTActagaaaacaataaaaagaagaaggagcgcaaaaagaacaaagagcaaGCTGAATGTGTTACAGGGGATGTTATAGATAAGGTATTATGTGATAGTAATCACATGACCTgtgacagaaaaaggaaaaaaagaacaaaagaaccACCACAGGACTTCACTGAAGACccagtttcaaaagcaaatacaaaaaagatCAGAAGGGAAGACATGGGAGATAAGACATTG ctttttcctgttttacaggTACAGGTGGATGATGTGGATGATGTAACTattgtgcaggaaaaaaaaggaaactgtgaTGAAGTTAGCATAGACAAG GTGAAACGGCAGGCTCTGCAAGAAGAAATTGGTAGAGAATCTGGCAAAACTAAGGTTTTCAGTCCCAAAATGGAATGG GATACAAAGTTTGGCCAGTGGAGTACAGCTGCTTTTCGAAgttctgaggaagaaaagaagtttttcaGGCTGATGGGTGGCTTTAAAAAGGGTCCAGTGCCCGTCCAGAAACTCTCAGCAGCTACAAACAAACCGAACATGGCTCTGaacagggaaggggaggagaagtTACAGCAGGCTCTGAAGATGGAATTTGATAAAGCAATGGACTTGAAACAACACAGAAGAATTGGTCTTGGATTTCAACCTGCTGCTAACAAAAAAGTATACATAGACAAATACACATCTAGATCTATAAAATTTGAAGATTAA
- the KNOP1 gene encoding lysine-rich nucleolar protein 1 isoform X3, with protein sequence MVIQKKRKEVHEEPVQKKKKLKSSRSQIIQIEKDSQFVIKTEDDQLETKTKVKKKENLKDECLDQLELKNNKKKGMKKKVSSELAHSESFVNMECHLDSEPQEESEEQIKTLKKKKKKVQCHSRLSLENNQSSDVKPSRHHADGTEENEFTFKKSRKITALYLELDGKVTKKKKKEGIFSLSLEDIQDSEHKQSEKVCKKQRKYISQQTAFMGKPHETDVIQNDGKIYVRRQKRKKGKSNSFLPLADNQDICGVPESLIALSDFRKRQRKNSQEITLTNSEEEDTAENSGSIKETKRTKNRSKCVSFLTCEDYQDYSHRVPDEPLQAQQEAESEEKELSGKKSRKNIKGNNEVIKKKKKNQKKEEDTTYPEGSLNNDSASKSQIITLLENNKKKKERKKNKEQAECVTGDVIDKVLCDSNHMTCDRKRKKRTKEPPQDFTEDPVSKANTKKIRREDMGDKTLLFPVLQVQVDDVDDVTIVQEKKGNCDEVSIDKDTKFGQWSTAAFRSSEEEKKFFRLMGGFKKGPVPVQKLSAATNKPNMALNREGEEKLQQALKMEFDKAMDLKQHRRIGLGFQPAANKKVYIDKYTSRSIKFED encoded by the exons ATGGTtatacagaaaaagaggaaagaagttcATGAGGAACctgtacagaaaaagaaaaaattgaaaagtagCAGGAGCCAGATCATTCAAATTGAGAAAGATAGTCAATTTGTCATTAAAACTGAGGATGACCAGCTTGAGACAAAAacaaaggtaaagaaaaaggaaaatttaaaagatGAATGTTTAGACCAATTAGAACTGAAGAACAATAAGAAGAAAGGCATGAAAAAGAAGGTTAGCTCTGAATTAGCACATTCAGAAAGCTTTGTGAATATGGAATGCCATCTGGATTCAGAACCTCAAGAAGAATCAGAGGAACAAATTAAAACtctcaaaaagaagaaaaaaaaagtccaatgTCATTCCCGCTTATCACTGGAGAATAATCAGAGTAGTGATGTGAAGCCTTCACGTCATCATGCAGATGGTACTGAGGAAAAtgaatttacttttaaaaaaagcagaaagattacTGCTTTGTATTTGGAATTGGATGGTAAagtaactaagaaaaaaaagaaggaaggcattttttctttgtcattagAGGACATCCAGGACAGTGAACATAAGCAGTCTGAAAAAGTTTGTAAAAAACAACGCAAATACATTTCACAACAAACAGCTTTTATGGGCAAACCCCATGAAACAGATGTTATCCAGAATGATGGGAAGATTTATGTgagaagacagaagaggaagaaaggtaaGTCCAACTCCTTTTTACCACTAGCAGATAATCAGGACATTTGTGGAGTTCCCGAGAGCCTCATTGCATTAAGTGacttcagaaaaaggcaaagaaagaattCCCAGGAAATTACATTGACAAATAGTGAGGAAGAGGACACTGCCGAGAATTCTGGAAGTATTAAAGAGACCAAGAGGACGAAGAACAGAAGTAAATGTGTGTCTTTCTTAACATGTGAAGATTATCAAGACTACAGTCACAGAGTTCCTGATGAGCCTCTCCAAGCACAGCAAGAGGCTGAGTCTGAGGAAAAAgagctttctggaaaaaaaagcaggaagaataTCAAGGGTAATAATGAAGtcatcaagaagaaaaagaagaatcagaaaaaggaggaggacaCAACATACCCAGAAGGTTCTTTAAACAATGACAGCGCATCTAAAAGCCAAATAATAACACTActagaaaacaataaaaagaagaaggagcgcaaaaagaacaaagagcaaGCTGAATGTGTTACAGGGGATGTTATAGATAAGGTATTATGTGATAGTAATCACATGACCTgtgacagaaaaaggaaaaaaagaacaaaagaaccACCACAGGACTTCACTGAAGACccagtttcaaaagcaaatacaaaaaagatCAGAAGGGAAGACATGGGAGATAAGACATTG ctttttcctgttttacaggTACAGGTGGATGATGTGGATGATGTAACTattgtgcaggaaaaaaaaggaaactgtgaTGAAGTTAGCATAGACAAG GATACAAAGTTTGGCCAGTGGAGTACAGCTGCTTTTCGAAgttctgaggaagaaaagaagtttttcaGGCTGATGGGTGGCTTTAAAAAGGGTCCAGTGCCCGTCCAGAAACTCTCAGCAGCTACAAACAAACCGAACATGGCTCTGaacagggaaggggaggagaagtTACAGCAGGCTCTGAAGATGGAATTTGATAAAGCAATGGACTTGAAACAACACAGAAGAATTGGTCTTGGATTTCAACCTGCTGCTAACAAAAAAGTATACATAGACAAATACACATCTAGATCTATAAAATTTGAAGATTAA
- the KNOP1 gene encoding lysine-rich nucleolar protein 1 isoform X4, which yields MVIQKKRKEVHEEPVQKKKKLKSSRSQIIQIEKDSQFVIKTEDDQLETKTKVKKKENLKDECLDQLELKNNKKKGMKKKVSSELAHSESFVNMECHLDSEPQEESEEQIKTLKKKKKKVQCHSRLSLENNQSSDVKPSRHHADGTEENEFTFKKSRKITALYLELDGKVTKKKKKEGIFSLSLEDIQDSEHKQSEKVCKKQRKYISQQTAFMGKPHETDVIQNDGKIYVRRQKRKKGKSNSFLPLADNQDICGVPESLIALSDFRKRQRKNSQEITLTNSEEEDTAENSGSIKETKRTKNRSKCVSFLTCEDYQDYSHRVPDEPLQAQQEAESEEKELSGKKSRKNIKGNNEVIKKKKKNQKKEEDTTYPEGSLNNDSASKSQIITLLENNKKKKERKKNKEQAECVTGDVIDKVLCDSNHMTCDRKRKKRTKEPPQDFTEDPVSKANTKKIRREDMGDKTLVQVDDVDDVTIVQEKKGNCDEVSIDKDTKFGQWSTAAFRSSEEEKKFFRLMGGFKKGPVPVQKLSAATNKPNMALNREGEEKLQQALKMEFDKAMDLKQHRRIGLGFQPAANKKVYIDKYTSRSIKFED from the exons ATGGTtatacagaaaaagaggaaagaagttcATGAGGAACctgtacagaaaaagaaaaaattgaaaagtagCAGGAGCCAGATCATTCAAATTGAGAAAGATAGTCAATTTGTCATTAAAACTGAGGATGACCAGCTTGAGACAAAAacaaaggtaaagaaaaaggaaaatttaaaagatGAATGTTTAGACCAATTAGAACTGAAGAACAATAAGAAGAAAGGCATGAAAAAGAAGGTTAGCTCTGAATTAGCACATTCAGAAAGCTTTGTGAATATGGAATGCCATCTGGATTCAGAACCTCAAGAAGAATCAGAGGAACAAATTAAAACtctcaaaaagaagaaaaaaaaagtccaatgTCATTCCCGCTTATCACTGGAGAATAATCAGAGTAGTGATGTGAAGCCTTCACGTCATCATGCAGATGGTACTGAGGAAAAtgaatttacttttaaaaaaagcagaaagattacTGCTTTGTATTTGGAATTGGATGGTAAagtaactaagaaaaaaaagaaggaaggcattttttctttgtcattagAGGACATCCAGGACAGTGAACATAAGCAGTCTGAAAAAGTTTGTAAAAAACAACGCAAATACATTTCACAACAAACAGCTTTTATGGGCAAACCCCATGAAACAGATGTTATCCAGAATGATGGGAAGATTTATGTgagaagacagaagaggaagaaaggtaaGTCCAACTCCTTTTTACCACTAGCAGATAATCAGGACATTTGTGGAGTTCCCGAGAGCCTCATTGCATTAAGTGacttcagaaaaaggcaaagaaagaattCCCAGGAAATTACATTGACAAATAGTGAGGAAGAGGACACTGCCGAGAATTCTGGAAGTATTAAAGAGACCAAGAGGACGAAGAACAGAAGTAAATGTGTGTCTTTCTTAACATGTGAAGATTATCAAGACTACAGTCACAGAGTTCCTGATGAGCCTCTCCAAGCACAGCAAGAGGCTGAGTCTGAGGAAAAAgagctttctggaaaaaaaagcaggaagaataTCAAGGGTAATAATGAAGtcatcaagaagaaaaagaagaatcagaaaaaggaggaggacaCAACATACCCAGAAGGTTCTTTAAACAATGACAGCGCATCTAAAAGCCAAATAATAACACTActagaaaacaataaaaagaagaaggagcgcaaaaagaacaaagagcaaGCTGAATGTGTTACAGGGGATGTTATAGATAAGGTATTATGTGATAGTAATCACATGACCTgtgacagaaaaaggaaaaaaagaacaaaagaaccACCACAGGACTTCACTGAAGACccagtttcaaaagcaaatacaaaaaagatCAGAAGGGAAGACATGGGAGATAAGACATTG gTACAGGTGGATGATGTGGATGATGTAACTattgtgcaggaaaaaaaaggaaactgtgaTGAAGTTAGCATAGACAAG GATACAAAGTTTGGCCAGTGGAGTACAGCTGCTTTTCGAAgttctgaggaagaaaagaagtttttcaGGCTGATGGGTGGCTTTAAAAAGGGTCCAGTGCCCGTCCAGAAACTCTCAGCAGCTACAAACAAACCGAACATGGCTCTGaacagggaaggggaggagaagtTACAGCAGGCTCTGAAGATGGAATTTGATAAAGCAATGGACTTGAAACAACACAGAAGAATTGGTCTTGGATTTCAACCTGCTGCTAACAAAAAAGTATACATAGACAAATACACATCTAGATCTATAAAATTTGAAGATTAA